The Scyliorhinus canicula chromosome 17, sScyCan1.1, whole genome shotgun sequence DNA window ATGATACTCTCCACTTCCCAGAtgttccacagtgtccccagacgCTGCTCCAGCTCCAGAACCCAGGCTTCCAGGGGATTGGGCTGGAGACAgatcctgcacacatgctggatgTGGGAACTAGAAACATTCCTGGTCTTCCAAGCGGAGCAAGGAGAGCAGACCACAGCTTGGCACTCTCCTGCCATGTATTACCCCTTTAAGTTGAATTAATCCTTTTATAATTGTAAGGATCTTCCTGTTAATTCCTGTATGCCCCTTTCAATTTCTGTTATTCTGCTATTTCAATTCTTACACATGGAGAATTAATGTGCCTGTGCATTTAATATGGACTTCAACCTTTAATTCGAATGGCTGGTAAACTGAGGGATGATTTatgacacctgggcaggaccgggactgatgtccttggggTGGTACTTGCTGGAACAGTTGGGGCAGATGCAAAGAGCTGTTTGTATTTCGGATCAGTAGATTCAAGGGAGATCAatgctgaaacattgtggagttGGCTGTCAGCCAATGGAATGTCTGGAATTGCCAGGCCTTATCACTGGCCCATGGCGATTGGTGGAGTTTTCTGtggaatgttccttcctctgtgTGACTGTGTTTACTCTTTTACTCTTGTTTTGATCCTTTACAAATCTCATGTGGGAAACTCTGTTCTTATCTCCATGAGGCTGTTGGTCATACTGGTGGAATTGGAAACAAGTAAGAATATAACAGGCCTGAGGTGGATCTTTTGAGTGAATGCCCAGGTTAacaaaagttaaagtgactccccagagggaatCACAAAGCCTGGAAGTACTGACTGAAGAATTCTGTCTAGCAGTCCCACCAGTGGCTTCAACCCCGAAGCATCCTGGGAGGACAGCCTGCTGCAATACCTTGACATCTGAAGCAAGGACActcatctttcatttcattttttaattcctattattttacccgtcactctgtgtgtgtctgccttgtgtgtgtttgggtagagggtggggtggtAGAAATGGGGGAGATAGTAGATTAGCTGGCCGTTATTCCTTTATAATTAATGCATGttgttcaacttacaaacctggtggctatAACTTCTTTAGCAGTCAAGGGGCGAAGGATTTTGCAAATTTcatatgaattattggttaattcacttgcgttgggactctggggtctgtggggctggaattgaccacgcactatcccagggtgttgtaacagtaTCAAACTCTACCAACTAGGGCCCTTCGTCTCCActctttattattattgaataTACTTCTTACAAacaatgaatcatagaatgatgTCTTAACAATTATAACCAAAAGCAGTCGTAAATACCTCCCCAACTGAACTCACCCAAACAGCTGTTCAGCTTTCCTTGGGAGATGTAAACTTGCACTCCACTGTTCCTTAGTCTTTTAACCATCTGGTTCTGCTCTTAGAATCATTTTTTCTTTCCCCCTTTATTCTCCTCACTTTGTTCCCTAACAGTTATCTTATTAAAGTTAGTTAggtttcagaattttaaagacgGTCCCTAATATCAGTTACTCACCAACCAATCAGCTTAACACATTCCAGTGTCATTCAATCCAGCTGGTTCTCTCCTTACCTTTGTAAAGGTGAATAGTTGGGACATCGCATCACCAAACACATCCCAACCTGTTCCATCTGAGAATCCCAGGGTGGGGAACTGtgaaatcctgggcgggattctctgatcctgaggctaagtgttgacgccgtcgcgttttacgacgacgTCAACAGGCCCCTCAGAGTAGTGGTCCTGtgctgcacagggggccagcatggcactggagcacttcacgcagctccagctgccgataccgccgTCAGAACTgccggcgcgagttcgtgcatgcgcgctacggccggcgcgAACTCCCGCATGTGCGCGAGTTGCCttctccggccccgacgcaacatggcggagagctacaggggcccggcgtggaggaacataggcccccaccaggagaagcccgaCCGCCGATCGGTAAGCCCCGGACTGCGGGCAGGGCCACggtgcagcccccctcccccggggtcggatcgcccctccaccccaccaggccgccccccacaacatgaacgccgaggtcccgtcgGGTAGGACacgtgaacggtgccggcgggactcggcctaagtCAGTGGGCACTCGGGAAATcgcgcgcggagaatcgccggagtggGCAGAccacgccaatggcgccgattttccggtcaacagagaatcggcggaccagcaTTGGGGCAGCGTCACgtgaatcgcgccccccccccctcccccccacccccccggtgttTCTCCGACCCCGGGCATTCCGCCTCCTGTCTCCAAACACTTCCCATCCTGTTCGTACAGAGAATCCCAGGATGGGGAATTGGGACATCCTGTCTCCAAACATCCATGTTCACACAGAGAGTCCCAGTGTGGGGAACTGGgacatcctggactggattctccaaaaatggggctatgtccctttacgctggtgtttcactctgaactttccttaagaaagtcttgAGCAATTcttctacctgcagggggctggcagggcccacGGAGcgctggctgcggatacggggccccacACTTCGTCgggagtctgcgcatgtgcatggcggcagcctgtGGCGGCCACGCCGTGCGACATGTTGGACTCGCACCGCACACCAGCGTAGGCCGCCCCAAGATTGCGCGAGCACGCAGGTCCGTGCCGCCTAATCGCTCCCCTGGCCATCCATGAGCCTCCCCGGTGATcgatcccctccacccccccccaatcagggcggccgcggactgagactGCAGCCGCTACCGGCCGTTCCCGACagccgataggtggttagaaccacgcagtcgggaattcggccagttctgCGCGGAGAATCGTTTCAGCGGTGCTGGTCACGATTTCCGGGTGaacagccattctccgcccccgcgccgaacgcaattttggcatggaggctgggagaatccagccccctttctCCAAACACATCCCACCCTGTTCACACTGAGAATCCCAGGGTGGAGAACTGGGACATCCTGTCTCCAAACACATCCCATCCTGTTCACACTGAGAATCCCAGGGTGGAGAACTGGGACATCCTGTCTCCAAACACATCCCGCCCTGTACACACTGAGAATGCCAGGATGAATaattctcacacacattcattccTGTTAATCTACCTGTGTGCTAAAACAGATAGGTGTTCACTGGTTAGTTAAACACACAGAGTATCTGGTAGAGTTTGATCCAATAATTCTACATATTTCACATACCCCAGTGACGTTATTAAGTACAGGGTCAATTTAAGGAGTGTCCCCAATGTGATGGAATAGATGGATTATGGGATTACAATGTAAAGATATATGATATAAAATGATAAAAGGAAATGATTTAGAGAAAATATATgatataaaaagaaagaaaatatgttgtggaaccaaccagggagcaggctactcTGGATTTAATATTGtttaatgaggagggattaatgatGACCTCatagtggagttgagaccataatgagatcagccatgatcgtactgaacggtggagcaggttcaagagaCTAAATTCCCTGATCCTGGCTCTGATGTTCGaagaaataactattctgtctGATTTCACATTACAACTTTGTCTGTAGccttgtaggtaacagcacctcaagcacaaatctggtgttcttgattaataaggggatttcttaaTTAATATGGATATCAGGccttatgggggggtgggggtggggcaggcaaatggggatgaggaacacatcagccatgatcaaacggctgggcaaacttgatgggccaaatgctgctcctatatcttatggtcttgtgcTGCAAGCACTTTGAGTAAAATTTTACCGGCTGGACACGGCCTCACACATTGAGGCCCGTGTCCAGCAAATGCCTTCCCAGTGCACATTACTGGCCTTTTGGTTGAGACGGGGCACATTGACCTGTgaaaaattagaattagaattagaacagtacagcacagaacaggcccttcggccctcgatgttgtgccgagcaatgatcaccctactcaagcccacgtatacctatcccagtaacccaacaacccccattaaccttattttttaggacactaagggcaatttagcctggccaatccacctaacccgcacatctttggactgtgggaggaaaccggagcacccggaggaaacccacgcacacacggggaggatgtgcagactccgcacagacagtgacccagccgggaatcgaacctgggaccctggagctgtgaagcatttatgctaaccaccatgctaccgtgctgcccatctgccAGTTTGTGCACAAAAGGTGAAATGGGAGTTTTACTTGCAGTTCTGAATCATTTCGTTTGTAATTTTATTGATTTCCACCGCACCGCATCCCAAATTTCAGACCACAGCAAACAAAAGGCTATTTCCATGATTTGGACTTGCCATGGCGGGCATGTTACCCGTCATCCTGCGCGGTGGTGAATGTCCTCCATTCACACCACAGGAGATCACCGCGCAGGCGCAGTACCGCCCAGTATTTGAGCATGCGCTCTGATAGCGATGGCGAGCCTCTTGTCTGTCGGATCTCCAAACAGGTGAGGATGAGGTAACGCGGAAGGATCGATGGAGCTGGCGGTTGGTCGGGGAGGCTTTCTAAACAGCCGGTGAAGGCTTTAACCCCCCAATACGAACCTGAGGGTCTATCGTTTGCAGCTCCGGGTGTTTTTTGCGGAGACAGACGCGGACTAATAGCCGCCATCTTTGTTCAGAGGGTAGCGGTGCGCATGCGCTAGCGGTCTGATGACGTTGCCTAATCGGCGGAGcctcgggggggtggggtctctGCTTCCAACCGGGTCCTAGTGACCGGCTATACCTTAAGACTTCTGCTGATGTTTTCGGCCTCAATGAGTATATGGGCTATGTGTGTATATTCAGTGTGATAGGATGTAGCTCCTGTACACTTTTCTGAAGGAGCTGCTTCTCAATGTTTGGTTACACTTCAGCTGCTGATCTTTGGCTGCCCAGTGTGAGGAGGCTGGGGAAGTCAGAGACGATCTTCCCCTGAACCTGCACTTGGTCAAAACAGCAATTTGTACCTCCATGATGAGTGAGGGCTGTGGGCcgctctggctggcggcctctcTTCTGTGGTCTTGCCCTCGCCTCAGTGGCCCTGGAGAGCAGCATCCGTGTCTGCCGGTGTACTCAATACCTTCCACAACCATTGGGAACCTCTGAGTACAGGCTATTTCATTGACGCTGGGAATAACATTCTGCTTTAGAGCCATTTGGTCATTCAGcccaaaaagaggccatttggattggcttattgttacatgtaccgaggtacattgaaaagtgttgttctgcgtataactcagacagatcattctgtacatgaaaagaaaatatatagtgAAAACATAAAATAccgaatgtaaatacataggcatcaggtgaagcatacaggagcgtagtactactcagtagagaatatATGTGAAGAGATCACATCAGTCCACCGTGGCCCACCATGTCTATGCTGACAATCAAATACCAATCAATACTTATCCCTTTTACCACCACTTGGTATAGGGTCATAGAGTTGGAAAGGTTCTCTTAACTCTTTTAGGGAGCTTGTTGTTAAAAGTAATTTGTTTGAATCACATGTTGGGGGAAACAAGAGAAGGCATGATATCCCATAGAAACTAGAATcgcctgttctgaatttctatcctggattgAAAATGTGATACTGACGCTGTCAACTCCTTTTACAGGTATTAGATTAGGATTTGCCAAACTTTCTACAGATCTGTCCGagtcatcaggacctgaatatcatcggcctttaaaagtggaaggagaaatgtttgtctgttctgtttgtgggaaaagatttcaaacatcagtgtgactggaaaagcaccgagacccacacaacacacacccgagtgagagagttccagtgaactgactgtgaaaAAAGCTTAAACTAATTAcatagcctgaaaaaacatcagatcattcacagCAAGGAGAGAgagtgcacatgttctgtgtgtggacgaggcttcactgattatccaacctggagagacacgaagaccccagcaccatggagaagccgtggaaatgtggggactgtgggaagggattcagaacaCCGTCTGTGCTGGAAacgcatcgacgcagtcacaccggggagaggccgttcgcctgctctcagtgtgggaagggattcacacaatCATCTAGCTTACGTAAACACCAGACAACTCACACTGGGGTGAGACTCTTCACCTGTTCAGAATGTGGGAATGGGTTCACTCAACTAACGCACCTCActgcacaccaacttgttcactcagacatgagaccttttaaatgttccgactgtgaaaagagctttaaaagcaagaAAAATCtattgacacaccagcgagttcacactggggagaggccgttcacctgctctcagtgtgggaagagattcactcagttatccagcctgctgacccaccagcgagttcacaccggggagaaaccattcacctgccctgagTGTGGGATGGCATTCATTCAGTTATGCAACCTTTTGgatcaccagcg harbors:
- the LOC119951311 gene encoding gastrula zinc finger protein XlCGF8.2DB-like — its product is MEKPWKCGDCGKGFRTPSVLETHRRSHTGERPFACSQCGKGFTQSSSLRKHQTTHTGVRLFTCSECGNGFTQLTHLTAHQLVHSDMRPFKCSDCEKSFKSKKNLLTHQRVHTGERPFTCSQCGKRFTQLSSLLTHQRVHTGEKPFTCPECGMAFIQLCNLLDHQRVHTGERPFTCSVCGKGFAQSSTLLRHKRIHTGVKPFTCLECGKGFTQSAHLASHQRVHSDTRPFTCSDCEKSFKGKMDLLIHQRSHTGERPFTCSVCGKGFTQQCLRMKHQRIHTRETLFICSICGKGFSHSSTLLTHQRVHK